One Nostoc sp. UHCC 0302 DNA window includes the following coding sequences:
- a CDS encoding BsuBI/PstI family type II restriction endonuclease, with the protein MIVPSSSRVFVANHNSNLNFSSLAEVSSKNLLTEVDLRRAVASLKLLRDNKGSMGQFLTPASVAELMAGMFNRLDLPEISLLDAGAGIGSLLAAFVAKVCAHQQTSSLRVVAYEIDPFLIGYLRQTLELCEKQCQHLGISFYYEIRETDFIEDTVRLLQISFLNSANTPEFTHAILNPPYLKINANSKVRELLRSIGLETSNLYTGFMAATAQLLKPKGEFVAITPRSFCNGPYFRDFRKMFLEMMALQQLHLFESRQEAFNDDNVLQETLIIQATKQEQKFSNVIINTSFGAKDDFILLNSVPYADLVHFDDPEQFIHILPDRISQQIVQRMSLFTCTLKDLELTVSTGRVVDFRAKDYLRTNSEKNTVPLIYPVNFSVGYVEHPKITKKPQAIAHTAETEKLLIPNEHYVLCKRFSSKEEKRRIVAVVYDADQFDYAYVGFENHLNYFHKDGRGLSLTLARGLAVYLNSTLVDSFFRLFNGHTQVNATDLRQLKYPTLEQLLSLGTEIKQQFPSVREIDELIEDKLLSMTNQSSNNPIAIKSRIDEALQILAYLGFPKGQLNDRSALTLLALLDLKPLDSWQSAASPLMGITPMMDFMAQYYGKTYKPNTRETVRRQTVHQFLDAALIVVNPDDPSRPINSPKTVYQIEESALELLRTYGTGEWEKSIRTYLASIETLKKQYAQEREMSRIPIVIDGKIKTLSPGGQNILIEKIITDFAPRFTPGGKLIYIGDTDEKFAHFDEVALTDLGVTVDSHGKMPDVIIHLITSNWLVLIEAVTSHGPINPKRKKELETLFQGIKVPLVMVTTFLSCKAMVEYLADIAWETDVWVAEDATHLIHFNGEYLLQAYQRGKKKTS; encoded by the coding sequence GTGATTGTCCCATCAAGTAGTAGAGTGTTTGTAGCGAATCATAATAGTAATTTAAACTTCAGCAGTTTAGCAGAAGTATCAAGTAAAAACTTGCTTACAGAAGTGGATCTTCGTCGGGCTGTAGCAAGTTTGAAGCTATTGCGAGACAATAAAGGGTCAATGGGTCAGTTTTTGACTCCCGCCTCAGTAGCAGAATTAATGGCTGGTATGTTTAATAGGCTGGATTTGCCGGAAATATCTTTGCTTGATGCTGGAGCAGGAATTGGTTCATTACTAGCTGCTTTTGTGGCAAAAGTATGCGCCCATCAACAAACTTCAAGTTTGCGCGTTGTCGCCTATGAAATTGACCCTTTTCTAATTGGATATTTACGCCAGACTCTAGAGTTATGTGAGAAACAATGTCAGCATCTGGGTATTTCCTTCTATTACGAAATTCGTGAGACTGATTTTATCGAAGATACAGTTAGACTACTTCAAATTAGTTTTTTGAATAGTGCAAACACACCAGAATTTACTCATGCTATCCTCAATCCACCTTATTTAAAAATCAACGCTAATAGTAAAGTACGCGAATTGCTGCGTTCAATCGGTTTGGAGACTAGCAATCTTTATACTGGTTTTATGGCTGCTACAGCACAACTTCTAAAACCAAAAGGGGAGTTTGTTGCTATTACCCCGCGTAGTTTTTGCAATGGGCCTTATTTTCGTGACTTCCGTAAGATGTTTTTGGAGATGATGGCTCTACAGCAATTACATCTTTTTGAGTCACGACAAGAAGCATTTAATGACGATAATGTTTTACAGGAAACTCTCATCATCCAAGCTACGAAACAAGAACAAAAGTTTAGCAACGTAATAATCAATACTAGCTTTGGTGCTAAGGATGACTTTATTCTGTTAAACTCTGTACCATATGCAGATTTAGTCCACTTTGATGATCCAGAACAGTTCATTCATATCCTTCCAGATAGGATTAGTCAGCAAATTGTGCAACGAATGTCGCTTTTCACTTGCACATTAAAAGACTTGGAACTGACAGTTTCAACTGGACGGGTTGTTGATTTTCGAGCAAAAGATTATTTAAGAACAAATTCAGAAAAAAACACTGTTCCTTTGATTTACCCGGTTAATTTCTCGGTTGGATATGTAGAACATCCAAAAATAACTAAAAAGCCTCAAGCTATAGCGCATACAGCAGAAACAGAGAAGCTGTTAATACCAAATGAGCATTACGTCTTATGCAAAAGATTCTCCTCCAAAGAAGAGAAAAGACGGATTGTTGCGGTGGTTTATGATGCCGACCAATTTGATTATGCTTATGTCGGTTTTGAAAATCATTTGAATTACTTTCATAAAGATGGGCGTGGACTTAGCCTTACCTTAGCTCGTGGGCTTGCTGTTTATCTCAATTCAACCCTGGTTGATTCTTTCTTTCGATTGTTTAATGGGCATACTCAGGTCAATGCCACAGATTTACGACAATTAAAGTACCCTACTTTAGAACAGTTATTATCTTTAGGTACTGAGATTAAACAGCAGTTTCCCTCTGTGCGAGAAATTGATGAACTTATAGAAGATAAGCTACTGAGTATGACAAATCAGTCAAGCAATAACCCGATCGCAATTAAGTCTCGAATTGATGAAGCACTGCAAATCCTAGCTTATTTAGGCTTTCCCAAAGGACAACTTAATGATCGCTCAGCCTTAACTCTTCTAGCATTGCTTGACTTAAAACCGTTAGACTCTTGGCAATCAGCAGCTTCCCCTTTAATGGGAATTACGCCGATGATGGACTTCATGGCTCAGTACTATGGCAAAACTTATAAGCCTAATACAAGAGAAACAGTTCGCCGCCAGACAGTACATCAATTTCTTGATGCAGCTTTGATAGTTGTTAATCCAGATGATCCGAGCCGTCCTATCAACAGCCCCAAAACTGTTTATCAGATTGAAGAGAGTGCGCTTGAACTATTACGAACTTACGGTACTGGTGAATGGGAAAAGAGCATCCGCACTTACCTTGCTTCGATTGAAACCTTGAAAAAGCAGTATGCTCAAGAGCGTGAAATGTCTCGCATTCCAATAGTAATTGACGGTAAAATTAAAACTTTATCGCCTGGTGGCCAGAATATTTTAATTGAGAAAATTATTACTGATTTTGCTCCTCGTTTTACTCCTGGTGGAAAGCTTATCTATATTGGTGATACAGATGAAAAGTTTGCTCACTTTGATGAAGTAGCGTTAACAGATTTAGGTGTTACTGTCGATTCTCACGGTAAAATGCCAGATGTCATCATTCATTTAATCACAAGTAACTGGTTAGTGTTGATTGAAGCTGTAACGTCACATGGCCCAATTAATCCTAAGCGAAAGAAGGAACTTGAAACTTTATTCCAAGGAATCAAAGTACCTCTGGTTATGGTGACAACATTTCTTAGCTGTAAGGCAATGGTAGAATACTTGGCAGATATTGCTTGGGAAACAGATGTCTGGGTTGCTGAAGATGCAACCCACTTAATTCACTTCAATGGTGAATATTTATTACAGGCTTACCAAAGAGGAAAGAAGAAAACTTCTTAA